In a genomic window of Halobiforma lacisalsi AJ5:
- a CDS encoding pyridoxamine 5'-phosphate oxidase family protein, whose amino-acid sequence MEGLRWVTLSEEERNEFLGNGGTGVLSFGTDAGESPASLPVSYGYYADAGNFYFRLSFPPGTRKEEAVDDPVSFVTYGEVDDGWRSVIATGELEELTDVEGESAAVQGMWAVHIPTVDVFDRPRDEIDFVDFRLVPDELTGRKSVPE is encoded by the coding sequence ATGGAGGGACTTCGCTGGGTCACCCTGTCCGAGGAGGAGCGCAACGAGTTCCTGGGCAACGGCGGCACCGGCGTCCTCTCGTTCGGGACGGACGCCGGGGAGTCGCCGGCATCGCTCCCAGTGTCGTACGGCTACTACGCCGACGCCGGGAACTTCTACTTCAGGCTCTCGTTCCCGCCCGGAACGCGAAAGGAAGAGGCCGTCGACGACCCCGTCTCGTTCGTCACCTACGGCGAGGTCGACGACGGCTGGCGAAGCGTGATCGCGACCGGCGAACTCGAGGAACTGACCGACGTCGAAGGGGAGTCGGCGGCGGTCCAGGGGATGTGGGCAGTCCACATCCCCACGGTCGACGTCTTCGACCGCCCGAGGGACGAGATCGACTTCGTCGACTTCCGGCTCGTTCCGGACGAACTGACCGGACGGAAGAGCGTGCCCGAATGA
- a CDS encoding DUF7847 domain-containing protein, which translates to MSVIGALSTALATIRKNPVILVGALLFTLFSESYVLLDAYAGPIAQLLSVPVSIFVTPFFLGGFITMVDEGLEGSTRLGSFVRGGKENYVSLLGATILFFAIFTGLGFGGLLLMAFIGIGTAAAGGGGGGFLVAGILLLGLFAVVLLCLQFYDAAIVVSDASAFDSFLQSISLVRRNFLGVVGFSIVFVVISLLGQGPGMVLYTMALEFTETGETMVASESTLLLSAAATVVFGTLGLAYAYTYFVAYYRSLIERGQTAAA; encoded by the coding sequence ATGAGCGTCATTGGGGCGTTGTCGACCGCGCTAGCTACGATTCGAAAGAACCCTGTCATTCTGGTGGGAGCGCTACTCTTCACGCTGTTCAGCGAGAGCTACGTGCTTCTCGACGCCTACGCGGGTCCGATCGCACAACTGCTTTCGGTTCCCGTATCGATCTTCGTCACGCCGTTTTTCCTCGGGGGATTCATCACGATGGTCGACGAAGGGCTCGAGGGCTCGACCCGTCTCGGGTCGTTCGTCCGTGGCGGGAAGGAGAACTACGTGTCGCTGCTCGGTGCGACGATCCTCTTTTTCGCGATTTTCACCGGTCTCGGGTTCGGCGGACTCCTCCTGATGGCGTTCATCGGAATCGGTACGGCCGCCGCCGGTGGTGGGGGAGGTGGGTTCCTGGTCGCCGGCATTCTTCTACTGGGCCTGTTCGCCGTCGTCCTCCTGTGTCTGCAGTTCTACGATGCTGCGATCGTCGTCAGTGACGCCAGCGCGTTCGACTCGTTCTTGCAGAGCATTAGCCTCGTCCGGCGGAACTTCCTCGGCGTCGTCGGCTTCTCCATCGTTTTCGTCGTGATCAGCCTGCTCGGGCAGGGACCGGGAATGGTGTTGTACACGATGGCCCTCGAGTTCACCGAAACCGGCGAGACCATGGTCGCCTCCGAATCGACGTTACTGCTCTCGGCTGCAGCGACGGTCGTCTTCGGAACGCTCGGGCTGGCCTACGCTTACACGTACTTCGTAGCCTATTACCGAAGTCTGATCGAGCGGGGCCAGACCGCCGCGGCCTAA
- a CDS encoding universal stress protein yields the protein MTFVVPFDGSELAEAALVRAVEYARALDQEITTVTVVPERKRYAREKGWIDEDEPYNVEVTIGRLRERVHTLAPDAAFEYERIREFPPEDRIADHVERLAREHDPSVVFLGSDNVGRVVTPLTSVGVHVASEQDYDVFIVRQAEPPKLEVLEPHEEFYDEESD from the coding sequence ATGACGTTCGTCGTCCCCTTCGACGGATCGGAACTCGCGGAAGCCGCCCTCGTCAGAGCAGTCGAGTACGCGCGGGCGCTCGACCAGGAGATCACGACCGTCACCGTCGTCCCCGAACGAAAGCGGTACGCCCGGGAGAAAGGGTGGATCGACGAGGACGAACCCTACAATGTCGAGGTGACCATCGGTCGGCTCCGGGAGCGGGTCCACACGCTAGCCCCCGACGCGGCGTTCGAGTACGAGCGAATCCGGGAGTTTCCGCCCGAAGACCGGATCGCCGACCACGTCGAGCGACTGGCCCGCGAGCACGACCCCAGCGTGGTCTTCCTCGGGAGCGATAACGTCGGCCGTGTGGTGACGCCGCTGACCAGCGTCGGCGTCCACGTCGCGTCGGAGCAGGACTACGACGTGTTCATCGTTCGCCAAGCGGAGCCGCCGAAACTCGAGGTCCTCGAGCCCCACGAGGAGTTCTACGACGAGGAGTCCGACTGA
- a CDS encoding PHP domain-containing protein, whose translation MEDFHVHSNYSDGEFLEGMVRAAEAADLDGVGFADHCNVAPRDRMEWVRSVYGFNLDLTYERRRRALERLREEASIQVYDAVEMDYDPRDEEAIREFLEEAGFDYAIGSVHEVAGANVQVASQFTDRPEAERDRIVDEYFDRLVALIESELFDVAAHVDLLERTRPLRGRATRDHYRRVARALADSRTVPEINAGRALTDASVVHPAEAFLEVLREHDVAVTVGTDSHAPGEIGDRAEFLSEFFDEWGLEPVDPPALE comes from the coding sequence ATGGAGGACTTCCACGTCCACTCGAACTACTCCGACGGCGAGTTCCTCGAGGGGATGGTCCGGGCCGCCGAGGCCGCCGATCTCGACGGCGTCGGGTTCGCCGACCACTGCAACGTCGCACCGCGGGACCGGATGGAGTGGGTCCGCAGCGTTTACGGGTTCAACCTCGATCTCACCTACGAGCGGCGACGCCGCGCGCTCGAGCGCCTGCGCGAGGAGGCGTCGATCCAGGTCTACGACGCCGTCGAGATGGACTACGATCCGCGAGACGAGGAGGCGATCCGGGAGTTCCTCGAGGAAGCCGGCTTCGACTACGCCATCGGGAGCGTCCACGAGGTCGCGGGGGCGAACGTCCAGGTCGCCTCGCAGTTTACCGACCGCCCGGAGGCCGAACGCGACCGGATCGTCGACGAGTACTTCGACCGGCTCGTCGCCCTGATCGAGTCGGAACTGTTCGACGTCGCTGCCCACGTCGATCTGCTCGAGCGGACGAGACCGTTGCGGGGCCGTGCGACCCGCGACCACTACCGCCGGGTCGCCCGCGCGCTCGCCGACTCCCGTACGGTTCCCGAGATCAACGCCGGTCGCGCCCTGACCGACGCGAGTGTCGTTCATCCCGCGGAGGCGTTCCTCGAGGTCCTGCGCGAGCACGACGTGGCCGTCACCGTCGGGACGGACTCCCACGCCCCGGGGGAGATCGGCGATCGGGCCGAGTTCCTCTCCGAGTTTTTCGACGAGTGGGGGCTCGAGCCGGTCGACCCGCCGGCGCTCGAGTGA
- the aroC gene encoding chorismate synthase, producing the protein MNGNRFGRLFQVTTFGESHGEAMGCTVSGCPAGLELSEEDIQGDLDRRKPGQSMITTSRGEPDDVSIKSGIQDGYTTGTPIGLVIQNKDARSEKYEPFITAPRPSHGDFTYSAKFGTRNWGGGGRSSARETVNWVAAGAIAKKLLEREGIELKAHVNQIGNVEAPDVSFEEIKEHSEENDVRCAHPETAERMQELIEEYQQEGDSIGGSIYFEAQGVPAGLGAPRFDSLSARLGQAMMSVPATTAFEFGLGREAREWTGKERNDDWEFDDEGNPTPVENDHGGIQGGISSGEPIYGEVTLHAPTSIPKSQQTADWETGEIKEEQVIGRHDPVLPPRGVPVVEAMLALTLVDFMLLSGRINPDRVDDQPGEYDTDYHPSNPRNE; encoded by the coding sequence ATGAACGGCAACCGTTTCGGTCGCCTCTTCCAGGTGACCACGTTCGGCGAGAGCCACGGCGAGGCGATGGGCTGTACCGTCTCGGGCTGTCCTGCCGGCCTCGAGCTCTCGGAGGAGGACATCCAGGGGGACCTCGATCGGCGCAAGCCGGGCCAGTCGATGATCACCACGAGCCGCGGGGAACCCGACGACGTCTCGATCAAGTCCGGCATCCAGGACGGTTACACCACGGGAACGCCGATCGGACTGGTCATCCAGAACAAGGACGCGCGTTCGGAGAAGTACGAACCCTTCATCACCGCGCCACGACCCAGTCACGGCGACTTCACCTATTCAGCGAAATTCGGGACGCGCAACTGGGGCGGCGGCGGCCGCTCGTCGGCCCGCGAGACGGTCAACTGGGTCGCCGCAGGGGCGATCGCGAAGAAACTGCTCGAGCGGGAAGGGATCGAACTCAAGGCCCACGTGAACCAGATCGGCAACGTCGAGGCGCCCGACGTGAGCTTCGAGGAGATCAAGGAACACAGCGAGGAGAACGACGTCCGGTGTGCCCATCCCGAAACCGCCGAGCGGATGCAGGAGTTGATCGAGGAATACCAGCAAGAGGGCGACTCCATCGGCGGCTCGATCTACTTCGAGGCCCAGGGTGTCCCGGCGGGGCTGGGCGCGCCCCGCTTCGACTCCCTCTCCGCGCGACTCGGGCAGGCCATGATGTCGGTGCCGGCGACGACGGCCTTCGAGTTCGGGCTCGGCCGGGAGGCTCGAGAGTGGACCGGCAAGGAACGCAACGACGACTGGGAGTTCGACGACGAGGGTAACCCGACCCCCGTCGAGAACGACCACGGCGGCATCCAGGGCGGCATCTCGAGCGGCGAGCCGATCTACGGCGAGGTGACGCTGCACGCACCGACGTCGATCCCCAAGAGCCAGCAGACCGCCGACTGGGAGACGGGCGAGATCAAGGAGGAGCAGGTCATCGGCCGCCACGACCCCGTTCTGCCGCCCCGGGGCGTGCCCGTCGTCGAGGCGATGCTCGCGCTGACGCTCGTGGACTTCATGCTGCTGTCGGGCCGGATCAATCCCGACCGCGTCGACGACCAGCCCGGCGAGTACGACACCGATTACCACCCGAGCAACCCGCGAAACGAGTAA
- a CDS encoding sugar phosphate isomerase/epimerase family protein has translation MDLPANAEIGLTVGDSLERLADTISGFDFAELSIGEGTVPDDIDEDRLEALLADADADLCVHLPFEQVVATPVPEINDAIIDSLSRLLSWAGTVGARKAVLHGTARNPHDTDLRPVFGDQLEAIGAAADEAGVELVVENVGHQRRGLPLSVLGDLARETETAVCFDVGHAYMEDGDDGVDRFLSDYGASVSHLHVHDVRSRGDTHLPIGAGEVDYGIVADHLAGFEGTVAVEVFTDDRPLLRDTAERAAAALTVDSGSDA, from the coding sequence ATGGACCTGCCTGCGAACGCCGAAATCGGACTCACCGTCGGCGACTCGCTCGAGCGGCTGGCGGACACGATTTCGGGCTTCGACTTCGCGGAACTGTCGATCGGTGAGGGCACCGTCCCCGACGACATCGACGAGGACCGACTCGAGGCGCTCCTGGCCGACGCGGACGCCGATCTCTGCGTTCACCTGCCGTTCGAACAGGTCGTCGCGACCCCGGTCCCGGAGATCAACGACGCGATCATCGACTCCCTCTCGCGACTGCTCTCGTGGGCCGGGACCGTCGGCGCGCGGAAGGCCGTTCTCCACGGGACCGCCCGGAATCCCCACGACACCGATCTGCGACCGGTCTTCGGGGACCAGCTCGAGGCGATCGGAGCGGCTGCCGACGAGGCCGGCGTCGAACTCGTCGTCGAAAACGTCGGCCACCAGCGGCGGGGGCTGCCGCTGTCGGTGCTTGGCGATCTGGCGCGCGAGACGGAGACGGCCGTCTGCTTCGACGTGGGCCACGCCTACATGGAGGACGGCGACGACGGCGTCGACCGGTTCCTCTCGGACTACGGCGCGTCAGTCTCGCACCTGCACGTCCACGACGTCCGGAGTCGGGGGGACACGCACCTCCCGATCGGCGCGGGGGAGGTGGATTACGGCATCGTCGCCGACCACCTCGCGGGCTTCGAGGGAACCGTCGCCGTCGAGGTCTTCACCGACGATCGGCCGCTGTTGCGGGACACCGCCGAGCGTGCGGCGGCCGCGCTCACGGTCGACTCGGGGAGCGACGCATAG